In one window of Gorilla gorilla gorilla isolate KB3781 chromosome 2, NHGRI_mGorGor1-v2.1_pri, whole genome shotgun sequence DNA:
- the DIPK2A gene encoding divergent protein kinase domain 2A isoform X2 — MVAVNYVGEELWSYFNAPWEKRVDLAWQLMEIAEQLTNNDFEFALYLLDVSFDNFAVGPRDGKVIIVDAENVLVADKRLIRQNKPENWDVWYESKFDDCDKEACLSFSKEILCARATVDHNYYAVCQNLLSRHATWRGTSGGLLHDPPSEIAKDGRLEALLDECANPKKRYGRFQAAKELREYLAQLSNNVR; from the exons ATGGTGGCTGTAAATTATGTTGGAGAAGAACTGTGGAGTTACTTTAATGCGCCATGGGAAAAACGAGTTGACCTCGCTTGGCAATTAATGGAAATAGCAGAACAGCTTACAAACAATGACTTTGAATTTGCACTCTACCTCCTGGACGTCAGCTTTGACAATTTTGCAGTTGGTCCTAGAGATGGGAAGGTAATCATTGTGGATGCTGAAAATGTTTTGGTTGCTGACAAAAGATTAATTAGACAAA ATAAACCTGAAAATTGGGATGTATGGTATGAAAGCAAGTTTGATGACTGTGATAAGGAGGCTTGCTtatcattttcaaaagaaattcttTGTGCTCGTGCCACTGTGGACCACAATTACTATGCTGTTTGTCAGAACCTCTTATCCAGACATGCCACCTGGCGTGGCACTTCTGGAGGACTTCTTCATGATCCACCAAGTGAAATTGCCAAAGATGGCCGGCTCGAGGCCTTGCTGGATGAGTGTGCCAACCCAAAGAAGCGCTATGGCAGATTCCAGGCTGCAAAAGAACTGCGTGAATACCTAGCACAATTAAGTAACAACGTGAGGTAG